The region AACGGTTCGGCGACGCCCGGCTGGATCTCATTGAGGCGCTTCAGGTTCGCCTTGAACGTCGCGATGGCACCGGCCGGGTCCTCCACCGGGTCGCCCAGGCTCGGGAGCAGCCGGTCCGTCCCGGTCGCAAGCAGCCGATTGACAGCGTGGTACAGGTTCCACGCGCCGGTGTAGTCGTTGTAGTTGTACTGCAGGGGCGCCAGGCGGGTCGTCTTCCCGGTCCCGCAGATCACCTCGCCGACGAACCCGATGCGCCGGCCGCCCACGGTCACGACGTAGCTGCTCGCGCCGTTGGTCATGCCAGGCGTGGGCACGACATCCCAGGACAGCCCCGCGATCTCGCGCGTCTCGTAATCCATCATCCAGCCGTCGACCGGCACGGGCCGGATGGGCGAGAAGCGGTCCCACCGGTTGTCGTAGGAGTTCCATTGCTGCCGTTCCCGGAAGTGCTGTTCCGGGTCGACGAGATACTCCTGATCCCAGTACGGGCCGAGTATCCGGGCCCCTTTCTCGTGCAACCTGATGGCGCCGTCCGTGTGGTCGCGGAAGTGGTGGGTGAGGAGGACCGTCACTGGCCTGCCGCCCGCGATCTCGTCGAGATGGTCCGCGGCCAGGCCGGTGCCGGCGTTGACGAGCACGACGCCCGCCGGCCCTTCGACGGCGTACACGTGACAGCTGTCCTGAAACCGGTAGATATGTTCTTCGATACGTTCCCAGGGGGAAGACATGGATCGGAGGCTCCTTGTGATCTAGCAGACGCAAGCCTGGTTCCTTGTGATCTTGTGGACGCAGGCCGGCCAACTATGATCTTGCGGACTCAGATCGGCCAACCGTTATTGCGCAGACGCAGGCCCGTCAACGGTGATCTTGCGGACGCAGGCCCGTCAACGGTGATCTTGCGGACGCAGGCCCGTCAACGGTGATCTTGCGGACGCAGGCCCGTCAACGGTGATCTTGCGGACGCAGGCCCGTCAACGGTGATCTTGCGGACGTCGACCGGAACAGGATATTATGCATGCGAACAGGCCCGCGGGCAACCCTTACCGCATGACACCGGTACAAATGTATTGTAATCCGCCCCTGAAACGTATAAGTTCAATGCAGCGATTGCTTTATTCCCCCGGAATCTGATTCGCGCATACGCAGAATCCGGTATGCATTCGTAGAGATACCGGACTGAATTCGCACAGAAACCGGCTCGCAATCGTACAGTTTTCCGGTTCGCATTCGTACGGAAACCGATACGTGTTCCTGCCACTGCCGGGGTCCGATCTTGGCCGACGTCGAAACCCTATACGAGCGGTACTTCCTCGAATACGCCTCCTATGTCGTCAAGAACCGGGCCATCCCCGAGGTCGACGACGGCCTTAAGCCCGTTCAGCGCCGCATCCTCCACACCCTCTTCGAGATAGACGACGGCAAGTACCACAAGGTGGCCAACGTCGTGGGCCAGACGATGCAGTTCCATCCCCACGGCGACCAGTCGATCTTCGGCGCCCTGGTGTCGCTGGCCAACAAGGACCTGTTCATCGACAAGCAGGGCAATTTTGGATCAGTACTCACCGGGGGACAGGCCTCGGCGGCGCGGTACATCGAATGCCGCCTCACCCCGCTCGCCCGGGAAGTGCTGCTCAGCCCGGAGATCACGCAGTACGTGGATTCCTACGACGGACGCGCCCGCGAGCCCGTGGTCTTCCCCGCCAAGATCCCGGTGGCGCTCATCCTGGGCGCCGAGGGCATCGCCGTGGGCATGTCCACCCGCATCCTCCCCCACAATCCCATCGAGGTCATGGAGGCCCAGGTGTCCTGCCTGAAAGGGGAGCCGTACCATCTGTACCCCGACTTCCCGACCGGCGGGCTGATGGACGTCAGCGCCTACGATGACGGAAATGGGCGCGTGTATACCCGCGCCCTGCTCGAACCCGGGGAGGAAGGTTTGGTGCGGGTCCGGGCGCTGCCCTACGGGGAAACGACCGAAAGCCTGATGAAATCCGTCGAGGAGGCGGCCCGGGCGAAGCGCATCCCGGTGGCCGGACTCACCGATTACACCACGGACGACGTGGAGATCGAAATCCGGACCGACCAAGGCGGCGCGATGGAGGATTTCCTCAAGGGCCTGTACGCCTTCACGTCCTGCGAGGTCGCCATCGACGCGAACCTGCTGGTCATCAGCGACGGCCATCCCCGGAAGATGACCGTCACGGAAATGGTCCGCCACAGCACGACCCGCCTGCTGGAAATCCTCGAATCCGAGCTCAAGATCGAAGAGCGGGAACTGCGCGGCCGCCTGCGGGCCCGAAGACTTGAGCAGGTCTTCATCGAGAACCGGGTGTACAAGGAAATCGAAGACATCGAGGACATCGATGGCGTGTACGCCGCCGTGCGGGAAGCCATTGCGAGGTACAGCCCCGTATCGACCACGGCCCGCGCCCTGGACCGGGGAATGAACGAACTGAACCAGGCCGCGCCCGAAATCCGCGACGCCGCGCACAGCCTGCTGACCACTATTTATCGAAGCCTGGCCTTCGAACACTACGGTCCCAGCCGGGCGATGATCGCCCGGAACCTGGACGCGGTCGGCCACGGCCCCATGCCCCACCGGCGGGTGGTCCGGTCGCTGCTGGCCGCCATCCGCCACGAACTGACCGCGCCGCGACGCATGGCCGCGGTGGAGGATATCATCACCGTCGACAACCTCACGCGGGAGGACATGGACAAGCTCCTGGACATCCCGATCCACCGCATCTCGCGCTACGGCATCGGCCGGGCCGAGGAGGAGATGCGCGAGATCGAGGGACAACTCCGGAACGTGCTGCACCACCTCCACCACCTGACCGATTACGCCATCGATTTCCTGGAGCAGCTCATCCGGACCTACCGGGACGAATACCCCCGACGGTCGGAAGTCAAACCCTTCACGCCCGTGGTCGAACGCGACGCCGCGGCCCGGGATCTCGTCCTGAGATACGACACGGAAACGGGGTACATGGGCTACACCATCGAAAGCGGCGATCCCCTCTTCAACGTCTCCCTGTACGACCGGGTCGTCATCGTCCGCGCCGGGGGCGTCGCCGGCGTCCACAATACCCTTGACAAAATGTACGTCGACCTGGATATCCTGTACTGCGCCATGGAGGAGCCCGGCCGGGTGTTCACGGTCGCCTACCGCGACCTGGAAGGCTTCGTTTGCATCAAGCGCTGCCGCCTGGACCGGTGCCGGATCAACCAGCTCTATGAACTGGTGCCGGGCGACTCCTCGCTCTTGGCGTTCACGCCGGAGGCCGACCCGGAGGTCGTATTGAAAGTTATGGACGCGGGCACTGGAGAGGAGACCCGGGAGTACGTAAAAGCCGATGAATTCGCCATCCGAAGCCACCGCGCGAGGGGTGAGCGGATCGAGCGTACGGATATCGCGGGAGTCGAGTTTGTAAACGAGATTCGACATGGATCCGGAGACTAACCCAGAATAAGCCTACCAATACGTCAGAAGTTTCATTCGAAAGCAAAAAGGAGAATCAGATTCCAAGTCGTATGAAATCGTAAAACTCACGTTCTAATGAGTAGTTAAAAGACAAAATCAGATTTCGTTCCATAACCTACGGAAAATCAGGGGAACAGTACTAAAAATGGAAAACCTAATCGGTGAGTTGTTTCCTGGTTGGCATTCGCTAAAAGTAAACTCTACAGCACTGGTTTTTATATTGGCTGTCACGCCAGGGTTTATAATCGTATTTATCAGGTCGCAACTGGTTTCGGGAAGGATTCTTCCATATCCAGCAGGATTTTTGCTGTACTTAACAGTTTCAACAATTTACTGGGCCGTGTTGTTCTTAGTAGCGGGCGTGTTGATTGTAAATCGTTTATGGTGGGAGGGGACAACCCTGGGTACGTTAAAGTGGTTGGTTTTTCTCGTATTTATCCCAGTCATTGTAGGCGCTGTTACTGGAGTTGTTTCAAACAGAACGTTACTGTATAAAACGTTAAAGAAAATCAGGCTTGATCCCATTCATCCAACTCCGAGCGCTTGGGATTGGACGTTTTCAGACTTGAATGAACAGTATATCCTGGTTAAATTGAACAATGGTTCCATGTTTGGTGGTTTCCTTGGAGTAGATTCGTTTATTTCTTCTGATCCAGATGAACGAGATATGTATATCGAAGAGATATTCGAAATAGATGAAGAAAACAATTGGGTTACCAATGGTCACGGAGTTTACTTTACAGGCCGAGACATAAGTTCTGTTGAGTTCTTGCCAAGTTAAAACGACGAGGAGGACCAAGTATGAACAAGTCCCCCAAAAGCGGACCTAATCGTAGAGATATTGAGACGAGGGGATACCGGCCAAAGCCCGTAGCGAATAGGCCGACAAGGCCCAAGCCGCCCAATCAGGGTAGTTCCATTAAATCGGCTGACAGCCGTAAATGACGAAAAGCCACATATTTGTCAAGTCGGAGACAGTGTTTCTCAATTGCAGCAAATTGAATGACAACCTCTCTTTAGAATGAGTGGATGAAATCTCATTGAAATAAACCCGGCGTGTCTGTCAGCGTCGGGTTTTTTCTTAGTTAACCATAATCTGATTAGCCATCCTTTAACCCGCTGACTCGTTAGGGAGGTTTAAAGCAGACTAGACGGCGGTCCATTGCTGAATAGCAGCATCAACCAGGAAAGGTGACATACATGTCTTCATGGAGATTGATGAGTTGGAACGTGAACGGAGTCCGGGCGGTGGCGAAGAAGGGATTCCTGGACTGGTTTCAGGAGGAAGCCCCTGACATCCTGTGCCTGCAGGAAACCAAGTCCCAGGAGTCGCAACTGGACGCAAAAATCACCGACGTTGCGGGATATCAAAGCTACTGGTCGTCCGCGGAGAAGAAGGGCTACAGCGGCGTGGGGGTCTACACCCGTCACGAACCGCTGAGCGTCGCCGAGGGTTTCGGTGAGGACCGCTTCGATTCGGAAGGGCGGACCCTGGTGCTGGAATATCCCGACTTCACCCTGTTCAACGTGTATTTCCCGAACGGCAAGCAGAACGCGCAGCGGCTGCAGTACAAGATGGACTTCTACGACGCGATCCTTGCACACTGGCAATCGCTCCGCGCGGATGGCAAAAAGCTGGTCATCTGCGGCGACGTGAACACAGCCCACAAGGCCATCGACCTGGCCCGCCCCAAGGACAACGAGAAGATTTCCGGTTTCCTGCCCATGGAGCGCGAATGGATCGACAAAATCGTTGATATGGGCTACGTAGATACATTCCGGCAATTCGACGAAGGGCCGGACAACTACACCTGGTGGCACCTGATGTCAGGAGCGAGAGCGCGGAACGTGGGCTGGCGGATCGATTACTTCTACGTGACCGAGGACTTAATGCCCGCCATCTCGAATGCGTGGATCGCGCCGGACGTCATGGGTTCGGATCACTGCCCGATCGGGATCGAGGTGGGGGTTGGGTGAGCGAAAGTTCGCCTAAATACGGTCTTAAAATGTGTTGACCTTGACCCCAACGATTATGATCGGAGAAGGAAGAGGTTGTAGTAGAAATGGCTTTTACAGAATCAGAATCACAACGAGCTTTTGATAAACTCATCGAAACTGGCCCATTGAATGAAATCGAGCACTTAAAGCCTGAGTTGCGGGGTCGTTTTGATTCAATCGTTAAACGATCCGGTCTAACTGAAGCAATAGAAGTATTCAACAGCGCTAAGTCGGCTTTAGAGGAGGAAAAGCCACCTGGATATGGGATCGTTTTATTGCTGGACTGAAATTGGAGCATCGTTGGAATATCGCCCCAGGCTTGTTCGTGATCCCATATGAAGAGACATGGGGTTATTTAGGTGAGTCTTTGAAACACTCGGTCGAGTTTGTTTTATTTGACCAACCCGGTCAACCTACAATCAATAGGTATTTCTTTGAAAGAAAATCCGTAGCTGTTTTAATGAAAGATCTGCAATGGGATTCTCTAGTGTCTGAGGGAAATCCGAAAGATCAAGATGATCTTCGATTCAGTATTGAGTTATTGCAGATGATCTTGGATTGCGAACTACAGATCGTCGGCGAGACGAAGGCACCTGCAAAATGGACAGAGGAGTTAGTTAGTCCGGGAGTATCAACATGCAAATTTGACATTTCTGGGATACATAAGCTAAATATACAAATCGAGAAGGTATTAACAGGAAACGAAAAGCAGGAGTATGTACAGACTTTCAAAGTAATAGACAAACTAAACAGCAAGGATAGGGATATAACTTCATTGGCAATCACACGTTACACCAACGC is a window of Gemmatimonadota bacterium DNA encoding:
- a CDS encoding DUF6338 family protein, with the translated sequence MENLIGELFPGWHSLKVNSTALVFILAVTPGFIIVFIRSQLVSGRILPYPAGFLLYLTVSTIYWAVLFLVAGVLIVNRLWWEGTTLGTLKWLVFLVFIPVIVGAVTGVVSNRTLLYKTLKKIRLDPIHPTPSAWDWTFSDLNEQYILVKLNNGSMFGGFLGVDSFISSDPDERDMYIEEIFEIDEENNWVTNGHGVYFTGRDISSVEFLPS
- a CDS encoding exodeoxyribonuclease III, which produces MSSWRLMSWNVNGVRAVAKKGFLDWFQEEAPDILCLQETKSQESQLDAKITDVAGYQSYWSSAEKKGYSGVGVYTRHEPLSVAEGFGEDRFDSEGRTLVLEYPDFTLFNVYFPNGKQNAQRLQYKMDFYDAILAHWQSLRADGKKLVICGDVNTAHKAIDLARPKDNEKISGFLPMEREWIDKIVDMGYVDTFRQFDEGPDNYTWWHLMSGARARNVGWRIDYFYVTEDLMPAISNAWIAPDVMGSDHCPIGIEVGVG
- a CDS encoding HEPN domain-containing protein — its product is MIPYEETWGYLGESLKHSVEFVLFDQPGQPTINRYFFERKSVAVLMKDLQWDSLVSEGNPKDQDDLRFSIELLQMILDCELQIVGETKAPAKWTEELVSPGVSTCKFDISGIHKLNIQIEKVLTGNEKQEYVQTFKVIDKLNSKDRDITSLAITRYTNALSRSGRFRQEDCILDIAIALEIVYGLDGGEITHKLSTRAGWYLGNDYKERDQIREKIKLFYKLRSCIVHGEKKSRDCKKTNA